A genome region from Nocardioides cynanchi includes the following:
- a CDS encoding electron transfer flavoprotein subunit alpha/FixB family protein, with protein sequence MILVFVETDASGATEVSREAVTFARTLSAAGGGVPIDAVLVGPSAADLPGVVQSLGSHGVRRVHHVTGDAFGAYSGAAWASAVQGVRATAASVVVMAAGTPRGMEVLAHLAARAGVAMAANVTSFGGLSPFTVTRQVVGGAALEEMQLDQRPAVFTVAGHAVEAAPADQPVDAELVESSPEVSADDLRARVVSSDPAPPDEAGGLKSARVVVGAGRGAGSSEGFADLVELTDLLGGSLGVSRVVTSLGWRPHHEQVGQTGVRISPELYIPCGISGAIQHWAGCSSAKTILAINTDAEAPMVTKASYAVIGDLHEVVPAINAEIRRRRGA encoded by the coding sequence ATGATCCTGGTCTTCGTGGAGACCGATGCCTCCGGCGCCACCGAGGTGTCGCGTGAGGCGGTCACCTTCGCCCGCACCCTGTCCGCCGCCGGCGGCGGGGTGCCGATCGACGCGGTCCTCGTCGGTCCGTCCGCCGCCGACCTCCCGGGCGTCGTGCAGTCGCTCGGCAGTCACGGCGTACGACGCGTGCACCACGTCACCGGCGACGCTTTCGGCGCCTACTCCGGTGCGGCCTGGGCCTCCGCGGTCCAGGGTGTCCGCGCCACCGCGGCCTCGGTGGTCGTGATGGCCGCCGGTACGCCGCGGGGCATGGAGGTGCTGGCCCATCTCGCGGCCCGCGCAGGGGTGGCGATGGCGGCGAACGTGACGTCGTTCGGTGGTCTGTCGCCGTTCACCGTGACCCGTCAGGTCGTGGGCGGTGCGGCGCTGGAGGAGATGCAGCTCGACCAGCGGCCGGCGGTGTTCACCGTGGCCGGTCACGCTGTGGAGGCGGCCCCCGCCGACCAGCCGGTCGACGCCGAGCTGGTCGAGAGCTCACCCGAGGTGTCGGCCGACGACCTCCGGGCCCGCGTGGTGTCCTCCGACCCGGCCCCGCCGGACGAGGCCGGCGGCCTGAAGTCGGCCCGGGTGGTCGTCGGGGCCGGTCGTGGCGCCGGGTCCAGCGAGGGCTTCGCCGACCTGGTGGAGCTCACCGACCTGCTGGGCGGCTCGCTCGGGGTCTCCCGCGTGGTCACCTCCCTTGGCTGGCGGCCGCACCACGAGCAGGTCGGCCAGACGGGGGTGCGGATCTCGCCCGAGCTCTACATCCCGTGCGGCATCAGCGGCGCGATCCAGCACTGGGCCGGCTGCTCGAGCGCCAAGACGATCCTGGCCATCAACACCGACGCCGAGGCGCCGATGGTGACCAAGGCGTCGTACGCCGTGATCGGCGACCTGCACGAGGTCGTGCCGGCGATCAACGCCGAGATCCGGCGCCGTCGCGGCGCCTGA
- a CDS encoding CocE/NonD family hydrolase yields MRVEETRIPVRDGLFLAATLYLPDQSAGPQPCLVEALPYRKDDLTSSYAASYESLCERHSYAVCRIDVRGTGSSPGDALDEYQEAEQTDLPDAIAWLAEQPWCDGQVGMWGTSYSGFNSLQIACERPPALKAICAIYATDDRWTDDVHWRGGALRLVDLVDYDHYMTPMCVLPPVPAVWDSPDGRSWYDEWLRRLETNEPWVLTWLREHRHGAYWDHGSLRLGGTTAGYERIACPTMIVAGWADGYRNNSFRTVAELARHGTPHRLLAGPWAHADPTTAMPGPRIDFEAELVAWFDRWLRGRGDHEDRCDVFVRSSTRPEIDLDLHDGAWLTLPSVPPVTEATLDLTAPVSLEVAPDVGTAAWIDCAGHLPWGLSGDQRLDDERSVTWEIDPPPGPVVGHPVLRARVWATVPAASLSVKVCDVFPDGTSALVTRGTLDLTYRDGVHGEPSPLVPGREYEVEVVLDACAYQWAPGQTLRVSVAGSDWPNTVAPPEPVTLHLRTASLTLPLLDEGDYPTPGFGPGAEHSSESVEGVSWSIHHDVLARRTSATTRSDSRYLTPYDGTAHELYLGEVSVDRRTFAQRADAHTTFELTWPGTEVVVRSGMTVDVTAAGYDVRIWTHAAHNGEEISSRTWQESIPR; encoded by the coding sequence ATGAGGGTCGAGGAGACCCGGATCCCCGTCCGGGACGGCCTGTTCCTGGCCGCGACGCTGTACCTGCCCGACCAGTCCGCGGGCCCGCAGCCCTGCCTGGTGGAGGCCCTGCCGTACCGCAAGGACGACCTGACGTCGTCGTACGCCGCGAGCTACGAGTCGCTGTGCGAGCGCCACTCGTACGCCGTGTGCCGGATCGACGTGCGGGGCACCGGCTCCTCGCCGGGTGACGCGCTCGACGAGTACCAGGAGGCAGAGCAGACCGACCTGCCCGACGCGATCGCCTGGCTGGCTGAGCAGCCGTGGTGCGACGGACAGGTCGGGATGTGGGGCACGTCGTACTCCGGCTTCAACTCGCTCCAGATCGCCTGCGAACGGCCGCCGGCGCTCAAGGCGATCTGCGCGATCTACGCCACCGACGACCGCTGGACCGACGACGTGCACTGGCGCGGCGGGGCGCTGCGGCTGGTCGACCTCGTCGACTACGACCACTACATGACGCCGATGTGCGTGCTGCCGCCCGTGCCGGCCGTCTGGGACTCCCCCGACGGCCGGAGCTGGTACGACGAGTGGCTGCGGCGGCTGGAGACCAACGAGCCGTGGGTGCTGACCTGGCTGCGGGAGCACCGGCACGGCGCCTACTGGGACCACGGGTCGCTGCGTCTCGGGGGCACGACCGCGGGCTACGAGCGGATCGCGTGCCCGACGATGATCGTGGCCGGCTGGGCAGACGGCTACCGCAACAACTCCTTCCGCACGGTGGCCGAGCTGGCCCGGCACGGCACCCCGCACCGGCTGCTGGCCGGACCCTGGGCGCATGCCGACCCGACCACCGCGATGCCCGGCCCCCGGATCGACTTCGAGGCCGAGCTGGTCGCGTGGTTCGACCGCTGGCTGCGCGGGCGCGGTGACCACGAGGACCGCTGCGACGTCTTCGTCCGCTCCTCCACCCGGCCCGAGATCGACCTGGACCTGCACGACGGCGCCTGGTTGACCCTGCCGTCGGTGCCGCCGGTGACCGAGGCGACCCTCGACCTGACCGCACCGGTGTCGCTCGAGGTGGCGCCCGACGTCGGCACCGCGGCCTGGATCGACTGCGCCGGCCACCTGCCGTGGGGGCTGTCGGGCGACCAGCGGCTCGACGACGAGCGCTCCGTCACCTGGGAGATCGACCCGCCACCCGGACCGGTCGTCGGCCACCCGGTGCTCCGCGCCCGGGTCTGGGCGACGGTCCCGGCCGCGTCGTTGTCGGTCAAGGTGTGCGACGTCTTCCCGGACGGCACCTCCGCGCTGGTCACCCGCGGCACCCTCGACCTGACCTACCGCGACGGCGTGCACGGCGAGCCGTCCCCGCTGGTGCCCGGCCGTGAGTACGAGGTCGAGGTGGTCCTGGACGCCTGCGCCTACCAGTGGGCGCCCGGGCAGACCCTGCGGGTCTCGGTGGCCGGCTCCGACTGGCCCAACACCGTCGCGCCCCCGGAGCCGGTGACGCTGCACCTGCGGACGGCGTCACTGACCCTGCCGCTGCTCGACGAGGGGGACTACCCGACGCCCGGCTTCGGCCCGGGCGCCGAGCACTCGTCGGAGTCGGTCGAGGGGGTCAGCTGGTCGATCCACCACGACGTGCTGGCCCGCAGGACGTCGGCGACGACGCGCTCCGACAGCCGCTACCTCACGCCGTACGACGGCACAGCGCACGAGCTCTACCTCGGCGAGGTGAGCGTCGACCGGCGCACCTTCGCCCAGCGCGCGGACGCGCACACGACGTTCGAGCTGACCTGGCCCGGCACCGAGGTGGTGGTCCGGTCCGGGATGACGGTGGACGTCACCGCGGCGGGGTACGACGTGCGGATCTGGACGCACGCGGCCCACAACGGCGAGGAGATCAGCTCCCGCACCTGGCAGGAGTCGATCCCGCGCTGA